The DNA region TCATCTCAACGTCCTGCCGCCGCCCGTCGCTAGGCGCCGCGTTGGCGGTACTGCACCGCCTCCGCCAGGTGTTGGGAGGCGATCACCTCCGAGCCGGCAAGATCGGCTATCGTGCGCGCCAGTTTCAAGACGCGGTGGAACGCCCGCGCCGACAGATTTAGCTGCGTCATCGCCAGCCGCAGCAGCGCCTGCGCCGGCTCCGCCAGTTGCCTCTGGCAGTACTCGCGCACCTCGACGGGGGTCATCTCGGCGTTGCACCTGATGCGCGTACCCTCGAACCGGGCCGCCTGTCTCTGCCGCGCCGCCTCCACCCGTTGCCGCACGCTCTCCGAGGGCTCGCCCGCGCTGTCGCCCGCCAGCTTTTCGTAGTCCACGCGCGGCACCTCGACGAAGATGTCGATGCGGTCGAGCAACGGCCCTGAAATTCGCTTTTGATAACGGCTGACGGTCGAATTTGCGCAGGTGCACTCCTTCGTCGGGTCGCCGTAGAAGCCGCAGGGACAGGGGTTCATGGCGGCGATAAGCATGAAGTTGGCGGGAAACGTCACCGTCCCCTGAGCGCGGCTGATGGTGACGACGCGGTCCTCCAGCGGCTGGCGCAGCACCTCGAGACCGGCCTGCCCGAACTCCGGCAGCTCGTCGAGGAAGAGGACGCCGCGGTGGCTGAGGGTGATCTCGCCCGCGCGGGGCTGGCGTCCGCCGCCGACGAGCCCAGCGTGCGATATCGTGTGGTGGGGCGCACGGAACGGCCGCTGCCTGATGAGCGGCGTCTCCGGCGGCAGCAGCCCGCTCACGCTGTATATGCGCGTCACCTCCAGCGCCTCGTCGGTGTTCATCGAGGGCAGGATCGACGGCATCGAACGCGCGAGCAGTGTCTTGCCGGCGCCGGGCGGCCCCGTCATAAGGACGTTATGGCCACCGGACGCCGCGACCTCGAGCGCGCGCTTCACGTGCTCCTGTCCCTTGATGTCGGCGAAGTCGACGCCCTCCCACAGCGGCGGCATCGCCTGCGCGTCCGTCGCGTCGCAGACGAACGGCGCTATCGGCTCGTACGCCGCCAGGTGCGCCGCAAGCTGCGCCAGGCCGGCCACGGGGATCACGCGCACCCCCTCGATGAGGGCGGCCTCGCGCGCGTCGGCGGCGGGAACGTAGACGGTGCCGATGCCCTGCTCTTTCGCCAGCGCGACCATCGACAGGATGCCGTGGGCGTGACGCACCTGGCCGTCGAGCGAGAGCTCGCCGAGGAGGAGGCAATCGGAGAGATCGGCGGCCACCTGCCCCGAGGCAACGAGTATCCCGACGGCGATAGGCA from Dehalococcoidia bacterium includes:
- a CDS encoding YifB family Mg chelatase-like AAA ATPase: MLAKVLSCAVVGLDGAIVEVEVDIASGLPAFYIVGLPDAAVQEAKERVRSAVRNSGLQFPQKRITVNLAPADLRKEGPAYDLPIAVGILVASGQVAADLSDCLLLGELSLDGQVRHAHGILSMVALAKEQGIGTVYVPAADAREAALIEGVRVIPVAGLAQLAAHLAAYEPIAPFVCDATDAQAMPPLWEGVDFADIKGQEHVKRALEVAASGGHNVLMTGPPGAGKTLLARSMPSILPSMNTDEALEVTRIYSVSGLLPPETPLIRQRPFRAPHHTISHAGLVGGGRQPRAGEITLSHRGVLFLDELPEFGQAGLEVLRQPLEDRVVTISRAQGTVTFPANFMLIAAMNPCPCGFYGDPTKECTCANSTVSRYQKRISGPLLDRIDIFVEVPRVDYEKLAGDSAGEPSESVRQRVEAARQRQAARFEGTRIRCNAEMTPVEVREYCQRQLAEPAQALLRLAMTQLNLSARAFHRVLKLARTIADLAGSEVIASQHLAEAVQYRQRGA